A single Elaeis guineensis isolate ETL-2024a chromosome 15, EG11, whole genome shotgun sequence DNA region contains:
- the LOC105058118 gene encoding E3 ubiquitin-protein ligase At3g02290 isoform X3 gives MGSVCSCFHIEDFEDYAYANASICTHCICLRCLTQQLIHVYMGFFRRGEVRAIPSSVEGTAPLASAALVTDDFIPDTYCSPPRPLPYDDPRFSRLQRDGLVSRRDKSSSHFHEESEPLRRNSNDTEMEPMSRVDKWCGSNYEGESKLYHSESLLKHPLTEDTTGATYFFPSSEDEDVCPTCLEEYTSENPRIIMQCTHHFHLSCIYEWMERSDACPVCGKMMVFDETA, from the exons ATGGGATCTGTTTGTTCCTGCTTTCACATTGAGGATTTCGAAGATTACGCTTATGCCAATGCTTCAATTTGTACACACTGCATCTGTCTCAGATGCTTGACTCAGCAGTTGATACATGTG TACATGGGATTTTTTCGAAGAGGGGAGGTGCGTGCTATCCCTTCATCTGTGGAGGGAACTGCTCCTTTAGCTTCTGCTGCACTAGTCACAGATGATTTTATACCTGATACCTACTGCTCTCCTCCAAGGCCTTTACCTTATGATGATCCTAGATTCTCACGGCTGCAACGTGATGGACTTGTCTCAAGGCGTGATAAGTCCTCGAGCCATTTCCACGAGGAATCTGAACCACTTAGAAGAAACAGTAACGATACTGAAATGGAACCAATGAGCAGAGTAGACAAGTGGTGTGGATCTAACTATGAAGGGGAATCCAAGTTATACCATTCTGAGTCCTTGCTGAAACACCCCTTGACAGAAGACACAACAGGAGcaacttatttttttccttcatccGAAGATGAAGATGTGTGCCCAACATGTCTTGAAG AATATACTTCAGAAAATCCAAGGATTATAATGCAGTGCACTCATCATTTCCACCTTAGTTGTATATATGAGTGGATGGAGAGAAGTGATGCTTGTCCAGTCTGTGGCAAG ATGATGGTGTTTGATGAAACAGCGTGA
- the LOC105058118 gene encoding E3 ubiquitin-protein ligase At3g02290 isoform X2, which produces MFPGGRTWVLYLSNCVESHVCQNLVSCLAVVTSLATVPMTTDWNTTFHKCLFKYMGFFRRGEVRAIPSSVEGTAPLASAALVTDDFIPDTYCSPPRPLPYDDPRFSRLQRDGLVSRRDKSSSHFHEESEPLRRNSNDTEMEPMSRVDKWCGSNYEGESKLYHSESLLKHPLTEDTTGATYFFPSSEDEDVCPTCLEEYTSENPRIIMQCTHHFHLSCIYEWMERSDACPVCGKMMVFDETA; this is translated from the exons ATGTTTCCTGGAGGGAGAACATGGGTGCTGTATCTATCCAATTGTGTTGAATCCCATGTTTGTCAGAATCTTGTATCATGCCTGGCTGTTGTAACATCATTAGCTACAGTTCCCATGACGACAGATTGGAACACCACATTCCATAAATGTCTATTTAAA TACATGGGATTTTTTCGAAGAGGGGAGGTGCGTGCTATCCCTTCATCTGTGGAGGGAACTGCTCCTTTAGCTTCTGCTGCACTAGTCACAGATGATTTTATACCTGATACCTACTGCTCTCCTCCAAGGCCTTTACCTTATGATGATCCTAGATTCTCACGGCTGCAACGTGATGGACTTGTCTCAAGGCGTGATAAGTCCTCGAGCCATTTCCACGAGGAATCTGAACCACTTAGAAGAAACAGTAACGATACTGAAATGGAACCAATGAGCAGAGTAGACAAGTGGTGTGGATCTAACTATGAAGGGGAATCCAAGTTATACCATTCTGAGTCCTTGCTGAAACACCCCTTGACAGAAGACACAACAGGAGcaacttatttttttccttcatccGAAGATGAAGATGTGTGCCCAACATGTCTTGAAG AATATACTTCAGAAAATCCAAGGATTATAATGCAGTGCACTCATCATTTCCACCTTAGTTGTATATATGAGTGGATGGAGAGAAGTGATGCTTGTCCAGTCTGTGGCAAG ATGATGGTGTTTGATGAAACAGCGTGA
- the LOC105058118 gene encoding E3 ubiquitin-protein ligase At3g02290 isoform X1, translating into MFPGGRTWVLYLSNCVESHVCQNLVSCLAVVTSLATVPMTTDWNTTFHKCLFKYMGFFRRGEVRAIPSSVEGTAPLASAALVTDDFIPDTYCSPPRPLPYDDPRFSRLQRDGLVSRRDKSSSHFHEESEPLRRNSNDTEMEPMSRVDKWCGSNYEGESKLYHSESLLKHPLTEDTTGATYFFPSSEDEDVCPTCLEEYTSENPRIIMQCTHHFHLSCIYEWMERSDACPVCGKVTWRISLYLSL; encoded by the exons ATGTTTCCTGGAGGGAGAACATGGGTGCTGTATCTATCCAATTGTGTTGAATCCCATGTTTGTCAGAATCTTGTATCATGCCTGGCTGTTGTAACATCATTAGCTACAGTTCCCATGACGACAGATTGGAACACCACATTCCATAAATGTCTATTTAAA TACATGGGATTTTTTCGAAGAGGGGAGGTGCGTGCTATCCCTTCATCTGTGGAGGGAACTGCTCCTTTAGCTTCTGCTGCACTAGTCACAGATGATTTTATACCTGATACCTACTGCTCTCCTCCAAGGCCTTTACCTTATGATGATCCTAGATTCTCACGGCTGCAACGTGATGGACTTGTCTCAAGGCGTGATAAGTCCTCGAGCCATTTCCACGAGGAATCTGAACCACTTAGAAGAAACAGTAACGATACTGAAATGGAACCAATGAGCAGAGTAGACAAGTGGTGTGGATCTAACTATGAAGGGGAATCCAAGTTATACCATTCTGAGTCCTTGCTGAAACACCCCTTGACAGAAGACACAACAGGAGcaacttatttttttccttcatccGAAGATGAAGATGTGTGCCCAACATGTCTTGAAG AATATACTTCAGAAAATCCAAGGATTATAATGCAGTGCACTCATCATTTCCACCTTAGTTGTATATATGAGTGGATGGAGAGAAGTGATGCTTGTCCAGTCTGTGGCAAG GTGACTTGGAGGATAAGCTTGTATCTGAGTCTGTAA